The following is a genomic window from Doryrhamphus excisus isolate RoL2022-K1 chromosome 3, RoL_Dexc_1.0, whole genome shotgun sequence.
TGCGCAAGCAAAAGCATGGACACAAACGCTTTTTTGTGTTGCGGGCCACCAGCCACCTGGGCCCCAGCCGGCTGGAGTATTACGACAGTGAGAAGAAATTCCGTAGCAGCCTGCGCTCGGCGGTCACAGCGGCCAGCAGTGGAGCCGTGGGCCCTTCCTCGCCCAAGAGGGTGATTTACCTCTACCAGTGCTTCACTGTAAACAAGAGGGCTGACtccaaaaacaaacatctcATTGCCCTTTACACGAAGGACGAGTACTTTGCCATTGTTGCTGAAAACGAGCAGGAGCAGGAGGACTGGTATGTTGCTGTCAGTGAGTTGATGAGTGAAGGCAAGAAGGGGCATTTGGATGCAGACGATTTGGATGACGGATATGGTACTGTCACCCCTGGTACTGTTTTTAAGGAGGTGTGGCAGGTGAACGTCAAACCCAAAGGACTTGGTCAAACTAAAAACCTCACAGGCGTTTACCGCCTATGCCTCTCATCCAAAACGCTTCATCTGGTCAAGTTGAACTCTGAGACGCCCTGCGTTAACCTCCAGTTGATGAACATCAGGCGATGTGGGCACTCTGAAAGCTTCTTTTTCATCGAGGTGGGTCGCTCCTCATCAATTGGTCCAGGGGAGATATGGATGCAGGTGGATGACTCAGTCGTGGCCCAGAACATGCATGAAACCATCTTGGAAACAATGAAAGCCCTCAAAGCGTTCGCAGAGTTCCGGCCCAGGAGTAAGAGTCAGTCGTCAGGCTCCAACCCGATGCCGTTTATCACCACGCGGCGTCACCTGGGCAACCTGCCACCAAGCCAGACAGGGCTGCAGCGGCGGTCCAGGACGGAGTCGGTTGTGGGCACGCCACCGTCAAGTAAGAGCTCTGGCGCGAGTGGCTACCGCTTCCGCACGTCCAGCGAGGGCGAAGGGACCATGAACCGGCCCTTTCACTCCGCCACAGGAAGCTTGGTGCACCTTCACTCAATGCGAGCTCAGCACTGCCGTGCAGAGGGGTACGGCGCCAGTAGCAGTGGTGCGGTGACAGGAAATGCCGGAACCAGCACCGGAGTGGGTCGCTATGTCCGGGCCATCCcaggatcatcatcatcatcatccacctACCACGCCCGCTCCGCCTCCCTCCCAGTCTCCCACTTCCCCTCCACCACCAGCCCTGTCAGCGTGTCCTCCAGCAGCGGCCATGGGTCTGTCTCGGACACCCTCACCCGCCCATCTAGCGCCTCAATATGTGGCTCGCCATCTGATGGCGGCTTTAACTCCTCAGATGAGTATGGATCAAGCCCCGGGGACTTCAAATACTTCCGCGTGCGGAGCAACACCCCCGATTCCCTTGGCAACACTCCGCCAATCAGAGAGGAGAATGGCTTAAACGACTACATGGCTATGAGTTGGAACCGGGAGGTGTTTGGCACCAGTGGTGGCTCTGGGAACACCAGTGGGGCTGAGACACCCCGAGATGAGAGTACATCAACAACAGAGGACGAGCGCTTTTCTTCATTGAGGAGAAGAACGCATTCTTTCTCCAGGACTGTTGGTGGTGCCACTGGTGGCCCTGGAGTGGCCGTCTACCAAAAAATGACCCAAACCAACTTTTCATTGGACGAAGGGGCTGATGTTGGATTTGCCGGGGGATTGCTTCGGGGCGGCCCTTCATCCTCCACTTCCTCATTGCGCTCCGACTACAGCTCTTGCTCTGAGCACAGCCAGCAGAGCCGCCCCTCCACGCAGTCCCAACCAGAGACTGCCGTCGAACTCCCCCCGCTGTCGTCTGCCAAGGAAGACAGCGGCTACATGCCCATGATGTGCGGCGTTGCTGCATCCCCGAGGGACACGTACCCTGACTACATGCCCATGCAACCCTGCTTCCACTCCCCCCAGCTTCATGGCCCAGCCCTGTGTCCTCGCTCAGCCCAGCGTCAGTCACAGTCGTCCGCCGATGCCCATGGCTACATGATGATGCTGTCAGGGGGGAGTGGTAACGCACCCGCCCCAGTGCAGGCCTCCAGCTCGGCAGGTGCAAACGGGAG
Proteins encoded in this region:
- the LOC131126022 gene encoding insulin receptor substrate 2-B, encoding MANFTNYAEGKAAMLMLETQQRDVGSKSSDGGEPPSPLINIGEGGGDSRSHPLPPSSHLHQHHYQLATHHHHHHLAADVAESPGRKSSSPSHLHTAEDSAAPPSAASTSASGHVYAAVSVSNPSDATDDIRKCGYLRKQKHGHKRFFVLRATSHLGPSRLEYYDSEKKFRSSLRSAVTAASSGAVGPSSPKRVIYLYQCFTVNKRADSKNKHLIALYTKDEYFAIVAENEQEQEDWYVAVSELMSEGKKGHLDADDLDDGYGTVTPGTVFKEVWQVNVKPKGLGQTKNLTGVYRLCLSSKTLHLVKLNSETPCVNLQLMNIRRCGHSESFFFIEVGRSSSIGPGEIWMQVDDSVVAQNMHETILETMKALKAFAEFRPRSKSQSSGSNPMPFITTRRHLGNLPPSQTGLQRRSRTESVVGTPPSSKSSGASGYRFRTSSEGEGTMNRPFHSATGSLVHLHSMRAQHCRAEGYGASSSGAVTGNAGTSTGVGRYVRAIPGSSSSSSTYHARSASLPVSHFPSTTSPVSVSSSSGHGSVSDTLTRPSSASICGSPSDGGFNSSDEYGSSPGDFKYFRVRSNTPDSLGNTPPIREENGLNDYMAMSWNREVFGTSGGSGNTSGAETPRDESTSTTEDERFSSLRRRTHSFSRTVGGATGGPGVAVYQKMTQTNFSLDEGADVGFAGGLLRGGPSSSTSSLRSDYSSCSEHSQQSRPSTQSQPETAVELPPLSSAKEDSGYMPMMCGVAASPRDTYPDYMPMQPCFHSPQLHGPALCPRSAQRQSQSSADAHGYMMMLSGGSGNAPAPVQASSSAGANGSGSIAEGPENGEYMDMSFSTSSGGRRLESGSTCSAPEGTYKSYSPYFSLPRSYKAPTRESDKKEFGDYVPMSSPAKPVYSSVATASISSTPERKVGAAGSSSTPSHPPPPYGAHHTIATMADRRMRPNRLPLGRRSFHGPLRVSEPSPSSTGTCSSAPAAGTSTDRPPSPGEYINIDFGDHYPHQQQPPAYHLATQDDASLASSDHRRSPMLPQASQDYMSMEVGLHHHDTEGSLVKSHSPRPSLVAPWNPPSYIRPLASNPATLDSPGVPAGSHWMSSGDDYTDMTFSTAERTQMSPTAMLQHLCVIEGHYSSPTLPPMNPGRLSSHQQEPKVVRADPQGRRRHSSETFSSTSSSNSTPSGGAPSAAHPALADTATSNGSHTTEGQASRWASMASFDSVWMSVEGICDLPADQAQARVSDLSTASSSTSSAGGMYRNMSTGYQNGLNYIALELRGDGSRTDTASSAGASEGLTTSENGAYASIDLTKSDGIRTTTKD